The following nucleotide sequence is from Deinococcota bacterium.
CCAGCTCCGCGATCGCCGACTCGACGATCTCGCGGAGCTCCCAGATGTCGGGCAGGAATGCCTCGGGGCGCTGGCCTAAGCGGCGGATCTGCGTCAGCAGCAGGGCTAAGGGCAGAGCCGAGACAAAGGCGCCCTTGCCCTGGTGAATCTCGATGATGCCCAAGGCCTCGAGTCTGACCAGCGCCTCGCGAACGACGCTGCGGGCCACGCCGAAACTCGCCACCAGTTCCTGCTCGGAGGGCAAGCCCTCACCAGGCTTCAGCTCGCGGGACACGATCCAGTCGCTAACCTCTTGCGCGACGGCGTCGACGAGCTTGGGCGTGCTGATCTTGCTGAGACCCCTGCCGTTTGATCCTCCAGGCCGCTGCGGCATTTCCCTCCTTCCGTAATCACGTTCCGTAATCACGTTCCGTAATCATGTGCTGTAATCCTG
It contains:
- a CDS encoding FadR family transcriptional regulator — protein: MPQRPGGSNGRGLSKISTPKLVDAVAQEVSDWIVSRELKPGEGLPSEQELVASFGVARSVVREALVRLEALGIIEIHQGKGAFVSALPLALLLTQIRRLGQRPEAFLPDIWELREIVESAIAELAARRRSESDLENLEAAAQGMDEAIAGGELGDKEDALFHTCLTHAAHNAALGQVMTGVATLMDASRRRSLERPGRPETSNAEHRLVLEAVRRRDPTAAKEAMRVHLENGRALTALELEEAL